In Dehalococcoidales bacterium, a single window of DNA contains:
- a CDS encoding exonuclease SbcCD subunit D, whose amino-acid sequence MKILHFADLHLGVETYGRIDPATGVSTRLDDFLKALDQVVDYALENQIDLVLFCGDAYKSREPSQTQQREFARRINRLSRGDVPVFLLIGNHDLPNASGKATSTEIFDTLAVNNVYVSNRPDIYRIPTSSGIIQVASLPWLRRSALLSKEESKNLNFEEINQRLQQVLTNIIAAHAAKLDPALPSVLAAHVWVTGAQVGSERLTTIGQEHALLLGNVANPAFDYIALGHIHKHQVLRENPPVVYAGSLERVDFGEEGDEKGFCLVEIEPGPSPEARHTSFHFHPLEGRRFLTIDVDITEEDTDPTATVLREIAGQEDRVEEAIVRLQVSLPAAVEGQLRDNEIRDALREAYYFTIARDVRRESRLRMGMGQRTAEEITPLEALKTYLETRKVPPARARLLLEYGERLLGGEG is encoded by the coding sequence ATGAAAATCCTCCACTTTGCTGACCTGCACCTGGGCGTTGAGACCTACGGGCGTATTGACCCGGCTACCGGGGTCTCCACGCGCCTTGACGACTTTCTAAAAGCCCTCGACCAGGTGGTGGACTACGCCCTGGAGAACCAGATAGACCTAGTGCTCTTCTGCGGTGACGCCTACAAGAGCCGGGAACCCAGCCAAACCCAGCAGCGGGAGTTTGCCCGGCGCATCAACCGCCTTTCAAGGGGCGATGTCCCTGTTTTCCTGCTCATCGGCAACCATGACCTGCCCAACGCCTCCGGCAAAGCCACCAGCACTGAAATCTTCGATACTTTAGCCGTGAACAATGTCTATGTCTCAAACCGACCTGACATCTACCGCATCCCTACTAGCAGCGGTATTATCCAGGTAGCTTCCCTGCCCTGGCTGAGACGCAGCGCCCTGCTCAGCAAGGAGGAGAGCAAAAACCTGAACTTCGAGGAGATTAACCAGCGCCTGCAGCAGGTGCTGACCAATATTATTGCCGCCCATGCCGCTAAACTTGACCCCGCTCTGCCTTCGGTGCTGGCGGCCCACGTCTGGGTGACCGGGGCGCAGGTGGGTTCGGAAAGGTTGACCACCATCGGTCAGGAGCACGCGTTATTGCTCGGTAACGTGGCTAACCCCGCCTTTGATTATATTGCCCTGGGCCACATCCACAAACATCAGGTCCTCCGTGAGAATCCTCCCGTGGTCTATGCGGGGAGCTTGGAGCGGGTGGACTTCGGGGAGGAGGGGGATGAGAAAGGGTTCTGCCTGGTGGAGATTGAGCCGGGGCCATCCCCTGAAGCCAGGCATACCTCGTTCCACTTTCACCCCCTGGAGGGTCGCCGTTTTTTGACTATCGATGTGGATATTACAGAGGAAGACACCGACCCTACCGCCACGGTGCTCAGGGAGATAGCCGGACAGGAAGACAGGGTCGAGGAAGCCATCGTCCGACTCCAGGTCAGCCTGCCCGCGGCGGTTGAAGGACAGCTCCGGGATAATGAGATCCGGGATGCCTTGAGGGAGGCTTATTACTTTACCATCGCTCGGGATGTCCGGCGCGAGTCCCGCCTCAGAATGGGCATGGGGCAGCGTACCGCAGAAGAAATCACTCCCCTTGAGGCATTGAAGACCTACCTGGAAACCAGGAAAGTGCCTCCGGCCCGGGCCAGGCTCCTCCTTGAGTACGGGGAGAGGTTGCTGGGAGGAGAGGGATAA
- a CDS encoding MFS transporter gives MALDSWRRNLYAVFIAELVVLTGFSFANPFMPLFIQKLGDFTNEEAAFWGGIATGASGIAMFFSAPLWGIIADRWGRKPMVLRAMFGGATTLALMGLAPNIYYLIGLRVAQGVLSGTVAAASALVAALTPRNKMPFAMGLITLAMFTGQTVGPLLGGFLADLVGYRTTFFITGGLLFSGGLIVLLLVKENFERPAGGRGVSAADIWRLATSKTILPLLVVLGTLHVAPQMVSPIIPLFIRELDPGSAVATWAGLAFSLMGGIAIISTLVAGRFGERVTLKKMLVISCLVTGLLYLPPLWAGTVGQLVIFIALSGLFKGGLMVASNALIGLSVIPSQQGLAYGLGQSANALGNGFGPVVGGSIAAFAGLRPVFYSGRDTICPGARRTITGKEPALKA, from the coding sequence ATGGCTCTTGACTCCTGGCGAAGGAATCTCTACGCGGTATTTATCGCCGAATTAGTGGTACTAACCGGTTTCAGTTTTGCTAACCCTTTTATGCCGCTCTTTATCCAGAAGCTGGGCGATTTCACCAACGAAGAAGCCGCTTTCTGGGGAGGTATTGCCACCGGCGCCAGCGGCATTGCCATGTTCTTCAGCGCTCCCCTGTGGGGTATCATAGCGGACCGCTGGGGTAGAAAGCCGATGGTGCTCAGAGCTATGTTTGGTGGCGCTACTACGCTGGCGCTCATGGGCCTGGCGCCCAATATTTATTACCTTATCGGCCTGCGCGTTGCGCAGGGTGTGCTGAGCGGGACAGTAGCGGCCGCCTCAGCCCTGGTGGCAGCCCTTACTCCCAGGAACAAGATGCCCTTCGCCATGGGTCTCATCACGCTGGCAATGTTTACCGGGCAGACCGTTGGCCCTCTTCTCGGTGGATTTCTCGCCGACCTTGTCGGCTACAGAACCACTTTTTTTATTACGGGCGGGCTCCTTTTCAGCGGTGGTCTTATTGTACTTTTGCTGGTGAAGGAGAACTTTGAGCGCCCGGCAGGAGGGCGCGGCGTTTCAGCGGCTGACATCTGGCGTCTGGCTACTTCCAAAACGATACTCCCGCTGCTGGTAGTGCTGGGTACGCTGCATGTTGCTCCGCAGATGGTGTCCCCGATAATTCCCCTGTTCATCAGGGAATTAGACCCCGGGAGTGCGGTAGCAACCTGGGCCGGGCTGGCTTTCAGTTTGATGGGGGGGATAGCAATCATCTCCACCTTAGTGGCCGGTCGTTTCGGTGAGCGTGTTACCTTGAAGAAGATGCTGGTTATCTCCTGTCTGGTAACCGGATTGCTCTATCTGCCACCGCTGTGGGCTGGTACGGTTGGCCAGCTTGTTATTTTCATCGCGCTGTCAGGCTTGTTTAAGGGGGGACTGATGGTAGCTTCCAATGCACTTATCGGTCTGTCAGTGATTCCCAGTCAACAGGGACTTGCTTACGGATTAGGGCAGAGCGCCAACGCCCTGGGTAACGGTTTCGGGCCGGTAGTCGGGGGCAGTATCGCCGCTTTCGCCGGTCTCAGGCCTGTTTTTTATTCTGGTAGGGATACTATCTGCCCGGGCGCTCGCCGGACAATCACCGGAAAAGAGCCAGCCCTGAAAGCTTGA